A stretch of Misgurnus anguillicaudatus unplaced genomic scaffold, ASM2758022v2 HiC_scaffold_33, whole genome shotgun sequence DNA encodes these proteins:
- the LOC129437138 gene encoding uncharacterized protein isoform X1 yields the protein MQDTTVCDSKQSLQEDQTSTESLDSVCNAGEQQQILQTKLKMCLVKLVDCTNLMMKIKTEPTEIKTEPTEIKTEPIEIKTEPTEEEDCTDEDDDFIPSDVKSDSCLDIEITSSQSKERLTAQTLSCITCEKTFSSQRHLERHERKHTEQKLFTRSEISFTTLQETKCHSEDHREKKKLFHCEQCGKSFVFSSKLNVHMRTHSDEKPFNCTECGKYFKTKDDLKVHQRLHTGEKPYECLHCEKRFSRERVLKTHVLSHTNEKPYQCNECGKTFRDSGLLKKHQDIHFKEKLYRCSHCDKRFCYKYQLIVHERVHTGEKPYHCSLCGKSFSLKQNLLNHKRIHTGEKPFKCSQCDKTFTCSSTLKVHQRVHTGEKPYYCSVCGKSFSQGSTLIKHQRLHTGEKPYKCSQCDETFAHSGSLKCHQKVHTGEKPHHCNVLGRVNQKSNFVKHQ from the exons ATgcaggacactacagtgtgtgacagtaaacagagcttacaggaggatcaaacctccacagagtctctggattctgtctgtaacgctggagaacagcagcagatcctgcagaccaaactgaagATGTGTTTAGTCAAACTCGTCGACTGCacgaacctcatgatgaagattaaaactgaacccacagaaatcaaaactgaaccgacagaaataaaaactgaacccatagaaatcaaaactgaacccacagaagaggaagattgcactgatgaagatgatgattttattccatcag atgtgaagagtgattcatgtttggatatagaaataacgtcctcacaatcaaaagagcgactgacagcacaaactctttcctgcatcacctgtgaaaagacattcagctcacagagacatttagagagacatgagagaaaacacacagaacagaaactcttcaccagatctgagatcagctttactaccttacaagagacGAAATGTCATTCAGAAGACCACAGAGAAAAGAAGAAGTTGtttcactgtgagcagtgtgggaaGAGTTTTGTCTTTTCATCTAAACTAAAtgttcacatgaggacacacagtgatgaaaagcctttcaactgcactgaatgtggaaaaTACTTCAAAACCAAAGACGATCTTAAAGTTCATCAGAGACTTCAtacaggagaaaaaccttacgaGTGTCTTCACTGTGAGAAAAGATTTAGCCGTGAACGTGTTCTGAAGACACATGTGCTTTCACACACCAATGAGAAACCGTATCAGTGCAATGAATGTGGAAAAACCTTTAGGGATTCaggtttgttaaaaaaacaccaGGATATTCACTTTAAAGAGAAACTCTATCggtgttcacactgtgataaacGCTTCTGTTATAAATATCAGCTGATAGTCcatgagagagttcatactggagagaaaccttatcactgtagtctctgtgggaagagttttagtctaAAGCAGAACTTACTAAATcacaagagaattcatacaggtgaaaaacctttcaaatgctctcagtgtgacaagacgtttacTTGTTCAAGTACCTTAAAAGTCCAtcaaagagttcatactggagagaaaccttattactgtagtgtctgtgggaagagttttagtcaagGGTCTACATTAATAAAGCACCAGAGACtccatacaggtgaaaaaccttacaaatgctctcagtgtgacgaGACGTTTGCTCACTCAGGTTCCTTAAAATGTCATCAGaaagttcacactggagagaaacctcatcattGCAATGTTTTGGGAAGAGTTAATCAAAAGTCAAACTTTGTAAAGCATCAGTGA